The segment CAGCTGCAAAATTCTCAGCTGTGCGACAAGCTCTTCAAATATTCATAGAATACATTAagcaataatttaaataattcgcTTGTGATTGTGAAAAGGACTCGCGAGGGGTTAAGGacatttgacttttttcctatttctttttttttttttttgagagggAGAGAAGTCACGTCGGGGTTAACTTTGTGGgtagataaaaaatatataaaggaCTCTCTTAAAGCCctgaagaatttataaataaatgtagaatttattaaagtttgtACGCAAGGATCAATGTAttttaaaggataaaaattaaagtagaTTTAAAGAggtttttttatcagaatgtACAGAATAAttgataattttgataaaaactCTAAAGGAgcgtaaaaaaatttatttcgaCAGGGTTATCACCTCACATTACGTTCTTACCGGGAGATTTTGCCTATCCCCCCgcccttaaatttttaaatgtccgaaatactaaaaaatacgTCGATCTCTCGATAggcaatggaaatttttttatataacttttttcaaaaaaaaattttttttattataaaattaatttttttagtttttttttttactaaattgaaGTCAGTTTTTGTTTGTAAGTTTCGTTTTTTGCGAACTTTTTTAGCATAAGGGATCggcttcaattttttaagccaggcctaagttttttttaaaccaggTTTCAGTtttattcttaagtttttttttaacgaggTCTTGCTGAATTAGTGTTAAATGCATTCTAGACCTAGTCTGCTTTTAACTAATAAAACCctaaaagctttattttaaaCGATTGTAAGGTAAATTGTGTAAacacctaaaaaaaaaatgtaagtttgacttaaaaactttagcctgacttaagaaaaaaattaataataatatttattaagcCAGGCCTATTTTTTTAAGCCGAACTAAccttgaaaccttaaaagcctgaccttaaaaaaacttagcTTAGTCCAAAATAAAGGccttgcttaaaaatcttaggactgactttaaaaacttaaacctagtttgaaaaaaaactgtagtctagcttaaaaaagtttattctggtttagaaaaactcagatttaagacgattttcctttagctaaaaaaaaaacgagagttcctaaattacagagtctatttcaatttccgattttttagttttctgatactgctgaaaattaaagaaaaaattaaaatcgtgTGATCCGGAGAAATGCATCCTAAACCCACAGCCCGAATATCATACCCCAAAACCCGAAGTTTCCGAGTAGTAGTCTCCGAGTAGAGATGGTAACCCGATTTTGACAAAACCTAAGTGAATTGTATTTCGTACATATAAACAAGTATTGCAATACGAAAAATTTAACCCAGCTGGacttattttttacaatttttttcaaaaatttcctattGCTTATCTGTTTCGCCTTAAaccttaaatgttttttaatacTTCCATTATAATCTTTAATCTGATGAATaacaattttgaatatttaaaagatcTTTTCTTAGCAAACAAGAGGAGTTAACCCCCGGGCGATTATTCTTAAACCTCTCTTCTCAGTGAATTTCAACCATCTCAatgaacaaagaaaaattcaaacgaCTGGTgcaaagaaaaccaaaaattcagtaaaatttaaatttaaatcttcgcattaaaaatttctcctttAACTCCGTCTcggaaagaaatctttttgatttttgaataTAATTCACACACAGGGTGAACTTTGtcgcatgaagaaaaaaaaagaagaatgtgATGCCAAGTAGAAAATGTGCTCGGTTCACATTTCACAGTTGAATTGGTAATGggttaatttgaaataaattacaaaattcctttttagaTATCGAGTAGATGTTATTTCTCGTggagcgaagaaaaaaatcgacggGGAGCGTCACATGTTTGATGTCTTTTGATGTTTAGGTGGGGGGAGGGATGAGCATTGGGAATTGGGGGTGAAAAAAGGCGAAACGGGGTTGTAGGTTTGTTACTTACTTTTGAGAATATTGCGCTCCACAAGTTCCTCAGCTGTGGGCCTCATGGAGAGACGTCGGATGAGCTTAGCACCGATGGCTTCCTTTGACTCCAGTCGCTCATTGTCGGATTGCGCGTGCAAAATGTTGCGATTAATGAGATCCTGCCGATCAGGACGAAGGGCTAGCTTTAGGGAAAGACTCTCCTTTCGCGCAATTTTTGCCGCACGATCTGTTGCCGTGTCGTCATCACGATACAAAATGGGACCATCACTCTGATCACTATCTGTATCCTCACGCAGGACATACGGGCGGGCATTCTCTTTGTTCTCCATCGTACACGGAAGTCCAATGCCAAATCTCATGGGGCGAGAACTGccgaaataaaaagagaaattaaatttgaaaagaacaaaaaaataaaggatttaATTGTGTGTCCTTTTCAATGCATGATCTGTGTGTGGGTGTGTCCTCCGTGTCAGAGAGAGAGGATTGCAAAAATGCATGTGTTTAgtgtttcaaaagaaaagcataaaaatacatattttgggaagaaaattcatcttaatatataaagctgaaatgtttgtttgtctgtggcacatgaactcctcctaaacggctgggccgatcttgatgaaatttggtatgggggtagagggggtcaatacgagttgcaagcgctatatgggattccgccccaacccccctttaaaGCGCCCcccagaaaaattgattttttcccattttctacctgctgaagggtcagataacgggatttttttatttttagaatttctcggggtaccgtattattcatcccccctattaatatacgccccccttttttatagcttaaaatggagtttgctcacacgtgattgggggctcgggttaactagttttttatatacaaatagGATAAAATGAGAATGCCTGCATGCGataaaattctccaaaaatattgttctcaatttctttctcataacatttttttttcattccatttttcTCCCCGCATGTGTGGGATGGAGAAATATAgatgaggaaaaattcttgagtGGCCTTTTGAGAAGGACAAGAAAACaatcaagaaaaatgtgaaaaaaaagtacaacgaaaaaaaaggataatttaattgtttttcaaggATTCTGCagtaaagtgaaaaataaatatatcaaattaaaggaaaatatatcttgaaaataaaataaagtttcgtacaaagaaaaatttgggatagaagagaaaaagaagaagtgatTGAGTTACAAATTAATTACCATATTCTAATCCTTGGCCGTAGGATGGgcctataaaattttcaataaatacaaaacaattgttagaaaagatcttacatgaaagaaaaacctcTTCTCTTCATTCGCTTCACAATCCCCATCAAAGagggaaattcttttacaccttcaacgatttttttttaccttaaaaagggattattttgcaataataaaaaaaggatacAACATTCCATTGGCACAGAGGGAATTCCAAATGTTCTattcttcatttaatattaattcatgACGCACTATATACACGGGAAAAGTTCCTAtgttatatatgtaggtagttATGGCTTCCAAGCGATTTTTCACATCCTCCAATGTCAATTTAGATGTGATAAGGAAGAACAGTCGGAGTTGACAAAGGTCACGAGAAAAGAGACTAACAAGACACTTATTGGATTCACATTAGTCCTCTTTCGCCCTTTGCGTCTTGTCTCCCGGAAAACTCCCTTCGACCCCCCACTCCCGGAAAAATGCGTTCTACACCGTGGCAGAGATTCATGAAAGGAAATTCTCATAGCTCTTCTCACACTTATCTCCCCCGAAGAATCTACCAGAAGAGAGGTTACTACAGTGAGGAGAAAGCACGCAGATAAGACATAACTTTAGTACAATGAAAGCGACACCTTTTTTCCACAAGTTGAGAGATAATCTTTTATTTGCCAAACACGAAAGTTCTTTGATCCTTTTCGCGAAAAAGAAATAACTCTCTTCGATAGGATTCCTATACCTTACATTGctttccttattttcttttcttttgatataaccaataagttttttttaaagtatattGTATTAAATGCTTTTGGAGCACTCCAAAAAAGGCTTAAGTTTtcgaatttttgtaattttatttaaatctaatttttaacgaatttttagtattcatattcaagaaatttaataaaagggAAACTCATATAGAAACGTAATTTATGTATTCTAGTCATATATCATTGCGTAATGGAGTAACGTAAAGAGAATcatgtaaaaaattaagtaacTCACGCAAGAACGTAAGAAGTTAATCGTAGTAACACTTGGAACAGTTATATAGTACAAGTTGAATTAactatgtaaaattttaactcTTGTATCTTATGCGTAAGGAACATAACCTTACATTCCGATTTTAGCTAAACAAATCAGTTTACTGCTCAGTTTTCCTTATTATTGTAAGTATCACAATATTACTAATTCTTTCTTGATTTAGGATCTTGAaagtggatttatttttaaataataaaattacaagGGGCAACGAAGCATAAAAATCTACGAATTATTGATGTTTTACATTcgattcaaattttatttcatttttttctgaattactGGATTTCATTGATTCGTGTGTGctgattttcctctttttcatGGAAACAATGTAATAATAGAGaatgatttttgaaatatcAAAGTAATCACTTTAAAAATCGAAATATGAGGTTATGTTTCTCTATGTAGCCAATACGCTGTCTTTACTCTCTTTACGTCACTTTGATCTTCGGTGTAAAAACGTCTAGAAAGTTTTTCCTGCTTAAGACTTGCTACGTCTTTTTATTTTcgtaaaaaatagttttttttgttatatatttaaattttacgcGATGAAACAACGTAAACTTACTTTGCTATAAGCTTAGGGAGATTGTTGGAGATTCGGTCAATTTACAAATGTTGTGGGAGTCAAAACGCAAGATCTGACCTttagaaaatactcttttattatttctgcgacgtttcggagctttatttctccttcctcaggcctGCAAATACATTATGgacaatttctttatataaatttctaattttctttaacactttgaactattttaaaaaaaaaattaattgaaaaaattgaaagaaaagccTTGACtagatttatataaaatcagtagaattttttcaattaattttttttaaaaatagttcaaagtgttaaagaaaatttgaaatttatataaagaaattgtcCATAATGTATTTGCaggcctgaggaaggagaattaaagctccgaaacgttgcagaaataataaaagagtattttctaaaggtcagatcccgcgtttTGACTCCCACAACTTAGGGAGATTATTAATTCTTACTTTGTAATTTTAGTAGCATAAAGAAAACgtatacaaattttaatttcttatacaACTTCTTAAGTAAATGCTTAAGTAATTTCTTGCCTTAATTTATTTACGTTTTTACGTGAGTTAATGACATTTTTCCTAATACTTTACGTTTAATAACTTGAAGTGAGTTCCTTCAATAAATGATATGTAAAAGGtaatatatttcaaattgattttagtaataagaaaaaatcactaaattccgttaaaattgtaaaaattcctcttaaaaggaataaatgttattaaacaaaaaaaaatattttcaccatCACCAATGTTTAGTAGTAGCTATTACCCAAAAAAAGGAGTATACTTATCTAAcaattttagttaaataaaGTACCTTTAATTGGTACTTGTTCATCGTGTTCgttgaaattaattgacttTGGTGTAAATGAAGTTAAGTGGTCTAATTTGAAGGGAGGGAAGTTTAActtgaaagaatttcaaaccaacaccacaaatttaatttattttaactctcCAAGTGAACTACGAAGAAGAAGAGGTGTTTAAAGTTAGCCCCAAAGTTCTCTTTTATACTCACTTGAGTGATGAATTATTCTCTTGGCGCACAACCAGTGGGCGGTTGTTGCTGTTGTTGTCCTGTGTTGGTGTACCCGGACTCGATCCTGTCGATGTTGCTGCATTCATCGCACCTGCCCCACCGCTGGCCTTCTTCTTCAGTGCCGACTTGAGGGGAACGGCATTGAAGAGGGGCTCCTTGGCGGGAATTTCTTCCACACGCCCCGTATCGATGTTTGGATTTGGTTGATGGAAAATATACTCATCGTCCGAATCTAAATCCTCCCCATCGAGTTCATCTTGATCTGTTGAATGAGAGATATTCAGCACCATTACAAAGTTTCCcggggtagaaaaaaaaacttggcaAAATGGATACCCTTTTCGGAGGGACGGGGGAGAGATTTTGATATGTTTTAGCACTCTCTTTGCCTAGAGCAATATGTCCTTTTGTTTCAAGAAGGATTCTTGCACGCAAAGGGTTTGTCCCCTTTCAAGGCTTTTACGTGTGTGCGTGTATGTGGTGGGAGTgttttctcacacaaaaaagtgccaaaaaattggaaattaaattatttaatagaaaagttacaaaataaaatagacCGGGAGATAAATTAGTTACGTAACTCTGgttgagagaataaaattcttagcACGTTTaagggatttttcttaattttatgcataaactccttgaGCATCCCTTTGTTTATGTCACGTCTGTGGGAAGAAAGTtcggaagaaaaatattttcttattctttctaCAGCAGAGTCAATGGAAAAGTTCCGCACGCGTTCTAAGTCATCACCTCAAGGCcatgaaattaaattgccaCCATTTAATCCAAAGGTGtgaatggaatttattctttagaaGCACAAGGAAAAGTCTACAAGGAAAAGACTTAAGTTTTGAAGatgattttactttttagctaaatattttatgataaaaaactaattaatttattgtattgATTTGTATTTTAGTAGTGAATTTTGATCTACTCTATaatgattcaaaaattaaatattttaacgaaaaaaatgttcaaaagagctaaaacatttaaaactaataataaattataaaaaattcgttaaatttagggatagattctgatataaatcttttcttttctttacaattcgtcagttataaaattttcggtattttgtgaaaaatcttataagattttgacattttacaTCTTTATTCAATcggaattttcaagaaaaattactcTTCCAAGGCTCTTTAAAGTTCCTTTTGACTGTTTTCTAGTTTACTAGTTTACTAATtcgatgttttttctttataaaacgacaatggaaagatttaaaaactccatctgtcaaaatcttccaacattagaaaaaaaaaaagatttttatcagaatcgaccccttagaataaaaaaaaagcccaaagttctttaaaatctttgtaaattctttaaattctttgtaaacaaaaattgtttaatcaattcaaaattagttaattcaaaataaaccAGAGTTGTACAAATATTTGCAGACAGAACATTTTTCAACGATcgcctttattttatttattttttgatcttttattAGAGTCTTgcaatgtgtgtgtgtatatttttgcattttaattgtggcaatgtgaaaaaatcgtgttttatttatttatcaactaataaaaagtgagaaataaataaagaaaaaagaataaacacAAGTGatctaattttagaattttattcactcacaaaattaaattcaaccaCCCCACCCCCTTtccaaatttaaattaaaaatctgtGAGAGATACCAAATAGCAGTgttatgtaaattaaaaaaaaaaaagaagtgatttAGTGCATTTTGGTGACTTTCACATtagaatttatgtttaatttgttttttttttatgtatacaGTCACTTTAACATACATGTTAGGCATTTCAGATTTTGGCGTTTGCAGATTGCTAGCTTCAGTTCCATGCTAAAATAGCTTACTAAATtcggggaaaaaaagaatgggagaaagaaaagaaaagattttttttcaagatgtTGTAacatttagattaaaaaaaaaagaaacgaattcacttaaaaactattattaattgaattgtttttcatttcatagCTCTAGAAAAAGGATGACTTTGaaataaaggaatttaaattagATGAATGTATTGAAATCATTTCAAGTGGAAACGTGATGAAAATCTAAaatgaaatgcattttcgcaAAGTTTTCCAATTGAACTTCTTTTATTCCCCCCATTTGCTTTCACATTTTacaacaatttgaattttgtatgaGCCAGCTCTTACcagcgaaaaaaaaggagcgagcagaatttaattgaaaacttgCAATCAATTCTCCTTGagacattttattatatagcACTGATTTAGCTGTGGTGTACACACCATGAGAGAAAGAATGAGACGATCGTGAGGAAATAAATCACGAGATTTTCTCAAGTGCCAAGTTGAATGCGGAAATGAGAGTGCCTCACTGTAAGTGTGTATGATGAAAGGGATAGATTGCACAGGGGGTGGCTATCTTCAtccacattttttctctttttcacaaaagaagGTTTCAAAATACACTTTTCCTGGCTTTTCATTGTTGGCAacactttcaaaaaaaaaaaaagaaagagatatTTCAAGTATTTAAACGGTTTAAGCAATCTTTTaaactaaaagagaaaaaagccTCAAAAGGACTTTCGTTACTTTTGTGTTCTTTaagcttaaattttaaatgttttaacgAGCAAATAAAGCCCTTTTCACACGAGATAGACACCCCcgctaaattttttttgcacaacatGACGATAGAGTTTTAATGAAGTCATCACTCACCGTCGTAATCATAGTCTGCCATTTCCAATTGTGCGTTGTGTATGCCGCCAACGGCGTTCAAGCTGCTGTTGGCACCGCCGTGCATTTGCGCACCCGGCCCATGCGGCCGACTAGCTATCAATGGGGAATTCGGCGTGCAGAACATCGGCGGCGGTGGGATCGGTCCAATCTCAGACACAGGAATCGGTGGTTCTGGCAACTCAGACAGGAGTATATGGGCCGACAATTGCTGCTGTTGCCCATCAACTGATGGTGTCTGTTGCTGTCCCGACGGTGGAGGAGTCGGACCACGCATCACACCCTGCTGCTGATCTCGGTCTGATGCAAAAAGTTATTATGTTTAAAGTctctaatataattttatttttctaataatattATTTGCTGAAAAAGCTGgagaaactttcaaaagtACCGTAAAGTATGGTAAAGGAGTTAATCCGTTCTTCTATGGAAAATTCCCCATTAGAGCAAACATATCTTTCTATTTTCTACTGAGATCAGGGGccgtattctctaagagtgaaataTTCTCGTAATAAACTCGCGAAGAatttttgcagggaaaaagtgaggaaaaacttcacgtgagcatgatcctctaagaaaaataatgcatctttgataaactcccgtaagattttcccggttttcacgtttcttttaaagcgctaaagtattcaggagtttatcacgggagtttttcactcttagagaatttaTGCCCAgagcatgaattctctaatagtgaaaaactcccgtgataaactcctgaaggctttagcgctttaaagaaacataaaaaccgggaaaatcttacgggagtttatcgcggatgcattatttttcttagaggatcaTGCTCACATGAagttttcctctcttttttcctgcaaaaagccttcgggagtttatcacgagagtttttcaatcttagagaattcatgcccaggTGTAAAAAATCGGCAATTTGCTTTAATATGGAGTGGCATCACTATattgtttgtaattttttttcaatacatgaaacattcacGCTCATGTTTCATCCGTTGTTGTATTTTTAACTCCATCTATTTTCAATAccttttaaacataaaaagctGCTAAGAGAGGTTAGGAAATTTCAGTTACTTATGCTTCAAAGATGATTTTGCTATGCTACATTCTTTGGGTTATACGTAAAactaaacgtgaaacattttattttcctttatttttactcaatttaaTTGTGTTTCCAAGTTAGAACTCCattaaattcaagcagaaGAGGACAAATAAGGCATTTTGCCTTAagaatttcctttgaaatcatccatagaataaatatcgtgataaaaattGAGCATGTTTCAAggtttctatgtttcacgtggTCGCAAAGGGGTTCAATAGATTCTAGACGTTTTAAAGATGGCCCCCATTCAGATTCTTTTGGAacattgaaataataatttaagtaATTCCGcataatgaaatttatcatTGTTTGTAGCAAACCCTTAAAAGCAATAATATGGCTGGAGTCCGCCATATTGAAACAAGTCAAAGCGGccattttaaacataaaatacaaaGCAAATTACTTTTTGTGCCCCTGTGCACAGGGGCAGATAAATATCAAAGAGAGAGTATTGGGCTtgctttttctattttctaacACTTTGAGTAATTAAaacgatttaaaataaaattgtttaaattcatCAGCTAAATGCGTGCCTTTACAGCAAATATTCGTAATTACAAAAGTAAACTTACAGTGATCCCCGTGGCAGAAAACTATCCTCCGCGAAAGCTTTGTGGGACCCAGAGAATTTGGACGCTCTGGTTTGTTATTGTCACCATTCCCACCGCTATTCCCATTGCCACCCGGTGGTAGCGGTCCAGAACATGGTTGTTCTATGCTCGGGGAGAGAGCACTGTTGCCACCGGCATTAACGTCAGTCTTCTCTTTCCTCGGTTCTGCAATAAAACAAAAGgcgaaaacattttcattaaaaatacattctttcgctgagaaaataaattcgttttcttctcttaacgcacaacaagaaagaaaaaaaagataatataAGGAGGAGAGTTCTGCAATGTTCAAATGATTTCACCGTTGAGACGTATAAAACACAACAAATTCATTCACGAGGAAATTTCCATTCACAAAACTTTTACACCCTGCTTTCCTCATTAATTTTACATCATTACACCCACACATGAGTCGtatggaaattttataaatttcatcgTGAAAAATACGCAGCGGGGgaatttgatgaaatattgtgaaaataaatgtgttgaaggaaaatttatacaaaCTTGATGGAATTTTTGCGTTAACATTGAagacatttaaatattttatgaaatgtaGTGAGAGAGAAATGTTTCTACTCTCTGTTcctatttacattttattaatagGTTAGCGCCACTGACATTAACCTTTTAATCAAAATGTCATCAGTTCAAATCCCACTCAtgatcagatttttttttcatcaattctgTGAGCTTTTAATCTTTCCTTCAGGGGGAAAAatgttctattttattttctatagtTTTTTGGAGCTagcaaaaaaggatttttgagaagaaaaatacaaaacaatCATTTCCCAATAATTTCAATGTGAAATGTTTGCTCTTCTCCCGGTTTTTGCCGAGATTTATTTGGCGATTTTCTATTTGACATTTCCTCTCCATTTACTCATGAGAAATTCATCCCATAACTCTCGTAAGTTTTTCTCCCAACCTTTTTATCTTCATCTCACTGCGATTCCCAACTTGTCCATTACCACTTTCCACGCGCTTGAACTTGGGCGCTATTGacgtgagctttttttgtattctgcgttatattttctttcacgtgtaggagaagcaaaaaaaattcaatgatatGGGGCATAACATAGCCCATTGCTTACATAGACGACGTCACCGTCAGACGCTCTTGTGAGTCCAACAAGTGACGCCAACAGGCGGGAAtcattaattatatttttacacTCATTCTACGTTCCTCCGGACTTTCGTATTGCTTCCCTACAGTACCCCAGTTTTACTTATAGGAAAAATATTCGATGAACACGCCAAATGACGTTGACTTTTGCGCCATTCCCCTTGTTAGACCGGAACTTGCTATGTATaggagtgagaaaaattcctaTACATGGTACATAGCACATGGTGGTGCCAGAGCTTATTTCCAAAGAGCGGAAACTTATTatttacttaattaatttttgccttCTTCACCCAACAAAAGTGTCCAATACTTGGAATTATATGTCCAattctattgaatttaattgaatttttcctttccacATCTTCCTTCACATATCAATCGAACATTTTAACCAAGATTTCTCCAAGATTGGCCTCTTTCGCACGTCACCGCATAGCCCTTCGTCTGTCAAACCATTTTAACCCATGGAGGCATTTCCTCTGCAATCGAACCCTTCAGTGTTGTGAAGGGTTATTGAGTGTGAAATGTAATGTGCGgagcttttgaaactttgaaaAGAGACTTTAGAGTAGGTGCTTAAACAACTTGTTTATGGACTATTTAATTGGGTCATTGTACTTGAGTTTTATTACCGGAAATAAAAGGCTAAATTGGGGTTGAAATTCCTTCTTCCCACTTTTTGGAAGCTGAAgagtttatttgtttttaataaacaaaaaagtttatattgaaaatgttttaaagaagttttttatttcaataaaatttaaagcttaTCTTGTTGTTGCAGCTTTTTCGTTagaaaacaacaaaaggaacttttttctaattttgagggcattttaaaattttccatgttgAATTTCCTATCTCTTTTAGGACCTGATGTAAAtctgaaaatatgaaaaacgGAAAAGGAATGAAAAGTTCCGTtatattttggatattttcctgaaaattaaGACTTTCTGAAGAAGTTCGTTTTGTCTAAATTTTAAAGCAATATCGAacaaactatttaaaaaaaaaaggttaaaaaatctaaaactttgagcaaaataaaaaatattcatttcatGCCTGGTAACCATCAGGTCATTCAGTATTTCATCCTTTCTGCACACTGTTTATCCATTTCCCACAGAGTTGTCAGTACCACTGTCTGATTGTGGTTTCAGTCACGCGGGTGGAAAATCTTCAGATATATTACTCACACCCACAGGAGGACTTTTCCTCTCTACCACAAATCCACCACGAAGGGGGGAGGCGAAATGCCAGCCAGAAGGTATGCaagggaaaaaaaacgtgaGGAATACGAAGAAATGGATGAACCCATATCAAAAGTCCTCATGGATCATTTT is part of the Lutzomyia longipalpis isolate SR_M1_2022 chromosome 3, ASM2433408v1 genome and harbors:
- the LOC129792486 gene encoding phosphatase and actin regulator 4 isoform X9, with protein sequence MFSSFRRNSPLRSSSRRSSKAKKQHNGAALRTNSLGSGTRTPPIERKSKFSAFGRFFKPWKWRRKKKSEKFEATSKSLERKISVRANREELVQKGILLPDSPISAIPESGDDSSLYSPSPNGTNNAVLTSPTNPNNQSLLSQNHNNNHNNNSSTVSMSSGHVPSSQSVQQIGGGHLSTGMAALLAGSGAGGGGSHVAHSQSAHQLGHQPTAPLTPLAQHQQALHQQLQQHFANNNLEPRKEKTDVNAGGNSALSPSIEQPCSGPLPPGGNGNSGGNGDNNKPERPNSLGPTKLSRRIVFCHGDHYRDQQQGVMRGPTPPPSGQQQTPSVDGQQQQLSAHILLSELPEPPIPVSEIGPIPPPPMFCTPNSPLIASRPHGPGAQMHGGANSSLNAVGGIHNAQLEMADYDYDDQDELDGEDLDSDDEYIFHQPNPNIDTGRVEEIPAKEPLFNAVPLKSALKKKASGGAGAMNAATSTGSSPGTPTQDNNSNNRPLVVRQENNSSLNSRPMRFGIGLPCTMENKENARPYVLREDTDSDQSDGPILYRDDDTATDRAAKIARKESLSLKLALRPDRQDLINRNILHAQSDNERLESKEAIGAKLIRRLSMRPTAEELVERNILKTQTPAEEKKQKEEKKRYLLRKLSFRPTVEELKEKKIIRFNDYIEVTQAHDYDRRADKPWTRLTPKDKAAIRKELNEFKSSEMAVHEGSRHLTRFHRP
- the LOC129792486 gene encoding phosphatase and actin regulator 4 isoform X10; amino-acid sequence: MFSSFRRNSPLRSSSRRSSKAKKQHNGAALRTNSLGSGTRTPPIERKSKFSAFGRFFKPWKWRRKKKSEKFEATSKCDDSSLYSPSPNGTNNAVLTSPTNPNNQSLLSQNHNNNHNNNSSTVSMSSGHVPSSQSVQQIGGGHLSTGMAALLAGSGAGGGGSHVAHSQSAHQLGHQPTAPLTPLAQHQQALHQQLQQHFANNNLEPRKEKTDVNAGGNSALSPSIEQPCSGPLPPGGNGNSGGNGDNNKPERPNSLGPTKLSRRIVFCHGDHYRDQQQGVMRGPTPPPSGQQQTPSVDGQQQQLSAHILLSELPEPPIPVSEIGPIPPPPMFCTPNSPLIASRPHGPGAQMHGGANSSLNAVGGIHNAQLEMADYDYDDQDELDGEDLDSDDEYIFHQPNPNIDTGRVEEIPAKEPLFNAVPLKSALKKKASGGAGAMNAATSTGSSPGTPTQDNNSNNRPLVVRQENNSSLNSRPMRFGIGLPCTMENKENARPYVLREDTDSDQSDGPILYRDDDTATDRAAKIARKESLSLKLALRPDRQDLINRNILHAQSDNERLESKEAIGAKLIRRLSMRPTAEELVERNILKTQTPAEEKKQKEEKKRYLLRKLSFRPTVEELKEKKIIRFNDYIEVTQAHDYDRRADKPWTRLTPKDKAAIRKELNEFKSSEMAVHEGSRHLTRFHRP